A genome region from Tolypothrix sp. PCC 7712 includes the following:
- the xisF gene encoding fdxN element excision recombinase XisF produces the protein MIYGYARVSTVEQSLEYDALKQQINRLETAGAEVVLVDVESGRSDKRKEFNRLLKLIKEGKVREVIITRIDRLGRSDIDVIRTIQLFNDCGIILRILDAPIDVSSSFGRFSASQMAALADFESRLLSERTRHGMNYFRSQGKLQKACFGYQLNSDRKLEPHPTNFPIARKIIDLLLQGYSYGAISKLLFEEHGIEFSLSGLRHWVKNPAILGHTRYFTEMEYRRNPKNPRPPQITRNTHTAIATEAEINQIKRNTKTKPRLSGKKEKDYPLKGLLRCSHCGGGMYRVISRYKSGETHWMRCARHAQNVHFCPNKTNARLATLTQQVIERITQKSKEITEQSNVSDRNEESEALIDLKHQLAGLVALGSSNPAIVAAVQDIQAQIDAEEIRLRSASRIDADRLKLAWSYSQATFWESLDDSDLREAFRSFVEVVFVDSTGNVSSVEFA, from the coding sequence ATGATTTACGGGTATGCCAGAGTTAGCACAGTGGAACAAAGTTTAGAATACGATGCGCTCAAGCAGCAAATAAATCGACTGGAGACGGCGGGCGCTGAAGTGGTGCTGGTGGACGTGGAATCTGGGCGTTCAGATAAGCGCAAAGAATTTAATAGGCTTTTGAAGTTAATCAAGGAAGGGAAGGTCAGGGAAGTCATTATCACTCGCATTGACAGGTTAGGACGCTCTGACATTGATGTAATCAGAACTATTCAATTGTTTAATGATTGTGGAATCATATTGCGGATTCTTGATGCACCCATAGATGTTAGTTCATCCTTTGGTCGCTTTTCCGCGTCCCAGATGGCAGCATTAGCGGACTTTGAGTCTCGGCTTTTGAGCGAACGCACGCGCCACGGAATGAATTACTTTAGGTCACAAGGTAAGTTGCAAAAAGCCTGCTTTGGCTATCAGCTTAATAGCGATCGTAAACTGGAACCGCATCCGACCAACTTTCCCATAGCTAGGAAAATTATCGATCTGCTATTGCAGGGATACAGCTATGGGGCAATTAGTAAGCTGCTCTTTGAGGAACATGGCATTGAATTCTCGCTGTCAGGATTGCGGCATTGGGTGAAGAATCCTGCAATCCTTGGTCATACTCGATACTTCACCGAGATGGAATATCGCAGAAACCCGAAAAATCCACGCCCGCCCCAAATTACCCGGAATACCCACACGGCGATCGCAACCGAGGCAGAAATCAACCAGATTAAGCGAAACACCAAAACCAAGCCGAGGCTGTCAGGGAAGAAAGAGAAGGATTACCCATTGAAAGGGCTGCTGAGATGCTCGCACTGTGGCGGCGGAATGTACAGAGTGATATCTCGCTACAAGTCAGGTGAAACCCACTGGATGAGATGCGCTAGGCACGCCCAGAACGTTCATTTCTGCCCAAACAAAACCAACGCGAGGCTCGCCACATTAACTCAGCAAGTAATAGAACGAATCACCCAAAAGTCAAAGGAAATTACCGAGCAATCTAATGTGAGCGATCGCAATGAAGAGTCGGAAGCATTAATAGACCTTAAACACCAGTTGGCAGGCTTGGTAGCACTTGGCTCAAGCAATCCTGCCATTGTCGCAGCTGTACAAGATATCCAAGCCCAGATAGATGCTGAGGAAATACGCTTAAGATCTGCCTCTAGAATCGACGCAGACAGGCTTAAGCTAGCCTGGTCATATTCTCAAGCGACTTTTTGGGAATCACTGGATGATAGCGATTTACGGGAGGCGTTCAGGTCATTTGTTGAGGTGGTGTTTGTAGATTCCACTGGTAATGTTTCGTCCGTTGAGTTTGCGTGA
- a CDS encoding site-specific integrase, whose amino-acid sequence MKSKAQDVFEDFTPPASTDGSYLGTQKQMKATRQHLERKFEKGLADTKARLKAAKVKVGLVVARETIQLQASLPIKPGDRDTKGTGFKQYKISLNIPASLDGLKTAEEEANELGKLLARKQFEWTDKYLGKIAKVSNKSQTLGDVLEEFETEYFKTRKLTEKSKHTFSYYKDHLRRFIGLDTLLTQSEIDKRIAELTGDSAKYSAVKSLKVLKSTLNLTGFTLEHLKATQPKSQSRDIPSDEDIIKYYESFHHYSLTRSLTIRKSYLDSWKMWEWVYGMLATYGLRPRELFVNPEIDWWLSPENKDNTWKVHPDTKTGYREALPLHPEWVYLFDLKNPEYLELLKAQTDDRTSFTDINIIRVNCSSWFRRVKIPFTPYDLRHAWAIRAHIMGIPIKAAADNLGHSVEIHTEIYQKWFSLENRKKVIKQAVDKKDDMDALKEENAWLRAEVERLRKALARHQVSEVLSN is encoded by the coding sequence ATGAAAAGCAAGGCACAGGACGTTTTTGAGGATTTCACTCCGCCAGCATCTACCGATGGCAGCTATCTAGGAACGCAAAAACAAATGAAGGCTACTCGGCAGCATCTGGAACGCAAATTTGAGAAAGGTTTGGCAGACACTAAGGCTCGGCTAAAAGCCGCCAAAGTGAAAGTGGGCTTAGTCGTGGCACGGGAAACTATTCAATTGCAAGCATCACTACCAATCAAGCCAGGCGATCGCGACACGAAAGGAACTGGTTTTAAGCAGTACAAGATTTCGCTAAATATCCCTGCAAGCTTGGACGGGTTGAAAACAGCAGAGGAAGAGGCGAACGAGCTAGGCAAGCTACTTGCCCGTAAACAGTTTGAATGGACTGACAAGTATTTGGGTAAAATCGCTAAGGTCAGCAACAAATCCCAAACCCTTGGTGATGTTTTAGAAGAGTTTGAAACCGAGTATTTCAAAACACGCAAATTAACAGAAAAAAGTAAACACACCTTTTCCTATTACAAAGACCATTTACGGCGATTTATTGGGCTAGATACTTTGTTGACTCAATCGGAGATTGATAAAAGAATTGCAGAATTGACCGGAGATTCTGCCAAATACAGCGCAGTGAAATCGTTGAAGGTTTTAAAATCAACTCTTAACTTAACTGGTTTTACTCTCGAACACCTTAAAGCTACACAACCAAAAAGTCAGTCTAGAGACATTCCCAGTGATGAAGATATTATCAAATATTATGAGTCTTTTCATCACTACTCTTTGACTAGGAGCCTGACAATTAGAAAGAGTTACTTAGACAGTTGGAAGATGTGGGAATGGGTATATGGAATGCTTGCTACTTATGGACTCCGCCCACGAGAACTGTTTGTGAATCCTGAAATTGATTGGTGGTTGAGTCCTGAAAATAAAGATAATACATGGAAGGTTCACCCAGATACTAAGACTGGTTACAGAGAAGCTTTACCGCTACATCCTGAATGGGTTTACTTGTTTGATTTAAAAAATCCAGAGTACTTGGAACTGTTAAAAGCTCAAACTGATGACAGAACCAGTTTTACAGATATCAATATTATTCGTGTTAATTGTTCATCATGGTTTAGGCGCGTAAAGATTCCGTTTACGCCCTATGACTTGCGCCATGCTTGGGCAATTCGAGCACATATTATGGGCATTCCAATTAAAGCTGCTGCTGATAATTTGGGGCATTCTGTAGAGATTCACACTGAGATTTATCAGAAGTGGTTCAGTTTGGAGAACCGGAAGAAAGTAATTAAGCAAGCAGTGGATAAAAAAGATGATATGGATGCCTTGAAAGAAGAGAATGCATGGCTAAGGGCTGAGGTGGAACGTCTCAGGAAAGCTCTGGCACGGCATCAAGTCAGTGAGGTGCTGTCGAATTAA
- a CDS encoding KilA-N domain-containing protein, protein MSQIEHFNKLLQDTRRDDGYVNATELCKHFGYRLDKWKRLPKTKARSEALKRTEPNTEPWIVERVGKTWVTWLHPIMAVHLFSHLDRGFAMHVAGIAFRCMTADPTLGADIASRQETTEGLDIISKALQDL, encoded by the coding sequence ATGTCACAGATAGAGCATTTCAACAAATTACTGCAAGACACACGGCGAGACGACGGCTATGTCAACGCTACCGAGTTGTGTAAGCATTTTGGGTATCGACTGGATAAATGGAAGCGGTTGCCAAAAACAAAAGCCAGGTCAGAGGCGCTGAAAAGAACAGAGCCAAATACTGAACCTTGGATCGTTGAGCGAGTAGGTAAAACTTGGGTCACTTGGCTTCACCCAATCATGGCAGTTCACCTATTCAGCCACCTTGATCGAGGCTTTGCTATGCATGTAGCCGGGATTGCTTTTAGGTGCATGACTGCTGACCCAACGCTTGGTGCTGACATTGCCTCAAGGCAGGAAACGACCGAAGGGCTGGACATTATTAGCAAGGCACTCCAGGATCTCTAG
- a CDS encoding KilA-N domain-containing protein — MSQIERFDKLVQDARRNDDYINATRWCEHYGYRLGNWKQKTETKAKFEQLKTANPNTEPWIVERVGKTWVTWVHPIMAIHLASYFEPNFANYVAEIFISYVTADPTLAADIASRQETTEGRDIMKKAVQERYEFLNSKLMRGYYIIRDAWGDKLHYNTFTGEIQLNGSPLDLESLKFKLDLELDLKVEREDTKRIVEILAVVNTYPLMDAANQQRFGEKYSHWLKRKNFVPTKEYPTPPKFL, encoded by the coding sequence ATGTCACAAATAGAGCGATTCGACAAATTAGTGCAAGACGCACGGCGAAATGACGATTATATCAACGCTACCAGATGGTGTGAACATTATGGGTATCGGCTCGGTAACTGGAAGCAGAAGACAGAAACAAAAGCTAAATTCGAGCAGTTGAAAACCGCAAATCCAAACACTGAACCTTGGATCGTTGAGCGAGTAGGTAAAACTTGGGTCACTTGGGTTCACCCAATCATGGCAATTCACCTAGCCAGCTACTTTGAACCAAACTTTGCTAACTATGTAGCCGAGATTTTTATCAGCTACGTCACTGCTGACCCAACACTTGCTGCCGATATTGCATCAAGGCAGGAAACGACTGAGGGGCGGGACATCATGAAAAAGGCAGTCCAAGAGCGTTACGAGTTCCTTAATTCTAAGTTAATGAGAGGCTATTACATAATCAGAGACGCTTGGGGAGATAAGTTACACTACAACACCTTTACTGGAGAGATTCAATTAAATGGTAGTCCTTTGGACTTAGAGTCTCTCAAATTCAAGCTTGACCTCGAACTTGATCTTAAGGTCGAACGTGAGGATACAAAACGAATCGTTGAGATTCTAGCTGTAGTTAATACCTATCCCTTAATGGATGCCGCGAATCAGCAGAGATTCGGCGAAAAGTATTCGCATTGGCTCAAGAGAAAAAACTTTGTACCAACGAAAGAGTATCCGACACCGCCAAAGTTTTTGTAA
- a CDS encoding SDR family oxidoreductase: protein MPKTVLITGTSSGIGKLAAIYFAQQGWNVAATMRNPSQDKDLCNISNIKLYSLDVTDNNSIQTAIASAIQDFGQIDVLVNNAGFAFDGVFEAMTDEILEQQFNTNVFGLMRVTRAIIPYMRQQGGGTIIQIASMGGRVTFPLYSIYHSSKWAVEGFSEALHYELEPFNIKIKIIEPGVIKTEFYGSSRQFITSDALPMYKPLVDIVEKVSQEAGKNGEPPELVAKAIFQAACDRSRKMRYSVGQPAPILLMLRKLLPDSWYFSIIKSVYKI, encoded by the coding sequence ATGCCTAAAACAGTCCTTATTACCGGAACATCCAGTGGTATTGGTAAACTGGCTGCAATCTACTTTGCTCAACAAGGCTGGAATGTGGCTGCAACTATGCGTAACCCTAGCCAAGACAAAGATTTGTGCAATATCTCCAACATCAAATTATATTCCTTAGACGTAACAGATAATAACAGTATTCAAACTGCGATCGCATCTGCTATTCAAGATTTTGGTCAAATTGATGTCTTAGTTAACAACGCAGGTTTTGCTTTCGATGGCGTATTTGAAGCCATGACAGATGAAATTCTAGAGCAGCAATTCAATACTAATGTGTTTGGATTAATGCGCGTCACCAGAGCCATCATTCCTTATATGCGCCAACAAGGTGGCGGTACAATTATTCAAATCGCCAGTATGGGGGGTAGAGTTACTTTCCCCTTATATAGCATTTATCACAGTTCTAAATGGGCAGTAGAAGGATTTAGCGAAGCCTTACATTATGAATTAGAACCCTTCAATATCAAAATTAAAATCATTGAACCAGGCGTAATTAAAACAGAATTTTATGGCAGCAGTCGCCAGTTTATCACGAGTGATGCTTTACCCATGTATAAACCTTTGGTAGACATCGTAGAAAAGGTTTCCCAGGAAGCTGGTAAAAATGGTGAGCCACCTGAACTAGTTGCTAAGGCAATTTTTCAAGCGGCGTGCGATCGCAGTCGCAAAATGCGTTATTCTGTAGGTCAACCTGCGCCAATTCTGCTGATGCTGCGTAAATTGCTGCCTGATAGTTGGTATTTTTCAATCATCAAAAGTGTCTATAAAATTTAA
- a CDS encoding YdeI/OmpD-associated family protein produces MTLFENQLETVYAQDRQEWRGWLQKNHQNSIGVWLIYYKVKSGKPSVKYSEAVKEALCFGWIDSKVKTIDTERYMQIFTPRKPKSVWSKLNKQYIEELIAQNLMTEAGLQKIEIAKQNGFWVSLDAIEALTIPADLQLALAANETANQYFAAFSKSTKKNILKWIESAKRPETRLKRIEQTIISVAQNKNPLLR; encoded by the coding sequence ATGACATTATTTGAAAATCAACTAGAAACCGTTTACGCCCAAGACCGTCAAGAATGGCGAGGATGGTTACAGAAAAATCATCAAAATTCTATTGGTGTGTGGCTGATTTACTATAAAGTTAAAAGTGGTAAACCAAGCGTTAAATATAGCGAAGCCGTAAAAGAAGCTTTATGTTTTGGCTGGATTGATAGCAAAGTCAAAACTATAGACACAGAACGCTATATGCAAATATTTACACCCCGCAAGCCAAAAAGTGTTTGGTCAAAGTTAAATAAGCAATATATTGAAGAACTTATTGCCCAAAATTTGATGACTGAAGCGGGATTGCAAAAGATTGAAATCGCCAAACAGAATGGTTTTTGGGTTAGCTTAGATGCGATTGAAGCATTAACAATCCCAGCAGATTTACAACTAGCATTAGCAGCAAATGAAACTGCTAATCAATATTTTGCAGCTTTTAGTAAATCAACTAAGAAAAATATCCTCAAGTGGATTGAAAGTGCTAAACGTCCAGAGACAAGGTTAAAAAGAATCGAGCAAACTATTATTTCAGTAGCGCAGAATAAAAATCCCTTGCTCCGTTGA
- a CDS encoding DUF1350 family protein: MLPNFKFIPISFSWVAIHPETKGVIQFIGGAFFGTFPTIFYRYFLQTLYAEGYTIIAIPFRFSFRHWPIAIDLLKEQDRISKELAKITGDESYQKKDNYLWIGHSLGCKYIALLEFMSGQQWQQIIESCVEKKAVQQIETIIANADLENASILSQPSLLIAPDISNTESAIPIRAIAQFLDKLGLGVLPTREQTQCFIERSLLFNLTALISFNRDNLAGSITDEFKDKQTRENSDVLWLLQQLKTRKFSLLHQELAGKHLEPLGVRVGKYIVDFNPFDKFIALLSRRLLEKYVLQFIIQLKQRQT, encoded by the coding sequence ATGCTGCCAAATTTTAAATTTATCCCAATTTCTTTTAGCTGGGTAGCAATTCACCCAGAAACCAAAGGTGTAATTCAGTTTATCGGTGGGGCTTTTTTTGGCACTTTCCCTACTATTTTTTATCGATATTTTTTACAAACATTGTATGCAGAAGGTTATACAATTATTGCGATACCCTTCCGGTTTAGCTTTCGTCATTGGCCAATTGCAATTGATTTATTAAAGGAGCAGGACAGAATTAGTAAAGAATTGGCAAAAATCACAGGTGATGAGAGCTACCAAAAAAAAGATAATTACTTGTGGATAGGACATAGCTTAGGCTGTAAATATATCGCTTTACTAGAATTTATGAGTGGTCAGCAATGGCAACAAATTATCGAGTCTTGTGTGGAAAAGAAAGCTGTTCAGCAAATTGAGACGATTATTGCCAATGCTGATTTAGAAAATGCTTCTATTTTGAGTCAACCATCTTTACTAATTGCACCTGATATTAGCAATACAGAAAGCGCAATTCCTATACGTGCGATCGCACAATTTCTCGACAAACTTGGGTTAGGTGTACTTCCAACCAGAGAACAAACTCAATGTTTTATTGAGCGCAGCCTTTTGTTTAACCTAACGGCTCTAATTTCCTTTAATCGGGATAATTTAGCTGGTAGTATCACTGATGAATTCAAAGACAAGCAAACCCGCGAAAATAGTGATGTATTGTGGTTGCTTCAACAATTAAAAACTAGAAAATTTTCACTTCTACATCAAGAGTTAGCAGGCAAACATTTAGAGCCATTAGGTGTAAGAGTCGGTAAATATATTGTAGATTTCAACCCTTTTGATAAGTTTATCGCCTTACTCAGCCGTAGATTACTTGAGAAATATGTCCTGCAATTTATCATTCAGCTAAAACAGCGTCAGACATAA
- a CDS encoding dienelactone hydrolase family protein yields the protein MQIEQTEVMISTPDGKMPAWLCTSTKGERQPAILLLMEAFGLTSHIKDVAARIAQEGYMVLAPDLYYRELPNNKFGYDEVEQAMAMMYRLDFGKPMEKDIWAALAYVKSRPDVYPNKVGVTGFCLGGGLSFFTACYLSSEIAAAAPFYGMVLDEWLFAVKNITVPVYLFFGGKDPFIPGDRIKQIESRFQEFGKEYSLKVYPDADHGFFCNERSSYNPSAAADGWRELTQFFHKHLRE from the coding sequence ATGCAAATCGAGCAAACAGAGGTGATGATTTCCACGCCTGACGGAAAAATGCCAGCTTGGTTATGTACATCTACTAAAGGTGAACGCCAGCCAGCCATCCTGTTGCTGATGGAAGCATTTGGTTTAACATCACATATTAAAGATGTAGCCGCCAGAATTGCTCAGGAAGGATATATGGTTCTGGCTCCAGATTTATATTATCGTGAGTTGCCAAACAATAAATTCGGATATGACGAAGTTGAGCAAGCAATGGCGATGATGTATCGCCTCGATTTTGGCAAACCGATGGAGAAAGATATTTGGGCAGCATTGGCTTATGTAAAATCACGACCTGATGTGTATCCAAATAAAGTAGGCGTGACTGGCTTTTGCTTAGGTGGTGGTTTGAGTTTTTTCACAGCTTGTTATTTATCATCAGAGATTGCGGCTGCGGCTCCTTTCTATGGAATGGTTCTGGATGAGTGGCTATTTGCCGTCAAAAATATCACAGTACCAGTTTACTTATTTTTTGGTGGTAAAGATCCATTTATTCCAGGCGATCGCATTAAACAAATCGAATCTCGCTTTCAAGAATTCGGCAAAGAATACAGCTTGAAAGTTTATCCCGATGCCGATCATGGATTTTTCTGTAATGAGCGTTCTTCTTACAATCCCTCAGCCGCCGCAGATGGTTGGCGCGAACTGACACAATTTTTCCATAAACATCTCCGGGAGTGA